A part of Jatrophihabitans sp. genomic DNA contains:
- a CDS encoding beta-ketoacyl-ACP synthase III — MSRAAVVCGVGSYLPPNLVSNEELAARVGSSDEWIRSRTGITQRYFATTGMATSDLAVEAGARALKSSGDSSVDSVVLATATPDHPSPATAPLIATKLGLTGVGAYDLAAVCSGFVYALASAAGMIAIGAADRVLVIGADTYSSVLDFQDRTTSVIFGDGAGAVVLRAGDAEEPGALGPFDLGSDGEGSHMITVRAPGSRQRLSGVPAEPRDQYFYMEGKEVFWRAVQRMAESTKAVLAQAGWSSDDVDWLFSHQANLRIQHSLADVLTISRGHVFSNIAEVGNTAAASVPLALDQAHSTGVLKAGDRVLLTAFGGGLSWGSTLLRWPVLPL, encoded by the coding sequence GTGAGCCGGGCAGCTGTCGTATGTGGGGTAGGAAGCTATCTACCGCCGAATCTTGTCAGTAACGAAGAACTGGCTGCCCGCGTCGGCAGTTCAGACGAGTGGATCCGCTCGCGCACCGGCATCACCCAGCGGTACTTCGCCACCACCGGCATGGCGACCTCTGACCTTGCGGTGGAGGCCGGCGCGCGGGCGCTGAAGTCATCCGGGGACTCCTCGGTCGATTCCGTGGTGCTGGCGACCGCCACTCCCGATCACCCCTCGCCGGCGACCGCGCCGCTGATCGCGACCAAGCTCGGGCTCACCGGGGTCGGCGCTTATGATCTCGCCGCGGTCTGCAGTGGCTTTGTCTACGCTCTGGCCTCGGCAGCCGGAATGATCGCGATCGGCGCGGCGGACCGAGTGCTGGTCATCGGCGCAGACACCTACTCGAGCGTCCTTGACTTTCAGGACCGCACGACTTCGGTGATCTTCGGTGACGGCGCGGGAGCGGTGGTGCTGCGGGCCGGTGACGCCGAGGAACCAGGCGCCCTGGGCCCCTTCGACCTCGGCAGCGACGGTGAAGGAAGCCACATGATCACCGTTCGCGCCCCCGGCTCGCGACAGCGGCTCTCCGGTGTCCCCGCGGAGCCGCGAGATCAGTACTTCTACATGGAAGGCAAAGAAGTCTTCTGGCGAGCAGTGCAACGCATGGCCGAGTCGACGAAGGCCGTCCTGGCTCAGGCCGGATGGAGCAGCGACGACGTCGACTGGCTCTTCAGCCATCAGGCCAACCTTCGTATCCAGCACAGCCTCGCCGATGTGCTCACCATCTCTCGTGGGCACGTCTTCAGCAACATCGCCGAGGTCGGCAACACCGCCGCCGCGTCCGTCCCGCTCGCGCTGGACCAGGCGCACTCGACAGGTGTGCTGAAAGCCGGAGATCGGGTCCTGCTCACCGCTTTCGGAGGCGGGCTGTCCTGGGGGTCGACCTTACTGCGGTGGCCCGTGCTGCCTCTCTGA